GAAGATGACATTGAATAGTACAACAAAAGTTACATTTTTATGGTTATCTTTTCTATCTTGAATTCAGGATCAAGAATAGTAACTGATATTAGGTTTGGTTTGATGACAGTTCTGTTAACCAATTTAACAATTTGTTAACATATCAGCATTTTATATACCTTGATCTTTATGGTGCTAAGACAGCGTAGAGAGAGAGCTATAGGATATCTTCCTCATCGTACCAGCAGCTATGTATAACGAAGAACCCGCTACCCTCCAGATGGAAGTTCAACTTTCAGTACAAGGCTTCCAAACTTCCCCAGATCAAGAGTGGCTACCTAAAGCCCCAGAAGACTTAGAGAGTTACCAAGACTCATCAGTAACCTTACAAGAAGTTTTAGTGCGGTATCAAAAACGAGAGCATCTGTTTAACCTCCTGCGAAAACGGATGCACTCTTGTGATCAACTAGAAGCATTGCTGCAATTTGTATTACCACAAGTGCAGCAGTTATTGCAAACTGACTGGATCATAATTTATCGCTTTCACCCAAGCGGTGGCCAGATAGCTTTTGACTCAGTGGGAAAACCATTGAAACCCTTGACAGATTTGGATATTGAAAATACACGTCCACGAGAAACCCTCATAACGACAAGTAAAAATCTCTTTTCCCCAATCCCGAATCCCTTACAGATCACAGCCAATTTAGCAGTTCCGATTCTGTTGAACACAGAAAATCAATTGTGGGGACTGTTGATTGTCCATGACTGTCGTCATTCGCGTCAGTGGGAGAGATGGGAAATAGAGTCTCTAGAACAAATAAGTCTAGAAATTGCGATCGCCATTCAACAATCCCAACTCTCCCAACAAGTCCAACAACAAAGGGAGCAACGCCAGTTGGACGAAATCCAAGCACAGCAAACATCACAACAATTAAATATTACCTTAGAAGCGCTCCAATCTACCCAAAAGCAATTATTGCAGAATGAGAAAATGGCTAATGTCGGTCAAATAGTGGCAGATATGGCTAAAGAAATTAACAACCCCATCAACTTTATATATGCCAATCTCCAGCCCGCTAGTCAATACGCTGAAGACTTAATCAAGGTAATTGAACTTTACCAATACTACTATCCCACACCGACCGCCGTCATAGCCTCACATCTGCAAAAACTCGACCTCGGTTTTCTCAAGACAGACTTGCTAAAATTAATGTGGTCGATGCGATCTGGATCTGATCGCCTCAAAGAAATCGTTTTCGCCTTGCAGAATTTTTCGAGCTTGGATGAAGGTAAAATGAAAAAAGCTAACCTCCATCAAGGAATTAATAGTGTACTGGTAATTTTACAACATCGTCTAAAACCACAGCCTAATAGATTTGGGATTGAAGTAATTAAAGACTTCGGGGAATTACCCTTAGTCGAGTGTTATCCTGGTGAGCTAAATCACGTATTTATGAATATCTTAAATAATGCCATTGATGCCCTAGAAGAAAGAATGCAATATGATGAATCCTTCATTCCTAAAATTCGGATTTTTACAAAAATTGTCCGTAATCATTTATCATTAGTCAGTAGTGATGAAATCATAAATATTGGTAAAGGCTTGAACGAGAATTGCAAAATAATAATTCATATCTCCGACAATGGAAAAGGTATGCTTCCCCATGTTAAAAGACATATATTTGAGCCATTTTTTACTACCAAAACAGTAGATAAAGCCAAAGGAATAGGACTATCAATTAGTCATAAAATTATTGTTGAAAAACATAAAGGCAAACTCAAGTGTAACTCAAAAATAGGTCAAGGAACGGAGTTTATTATTGAGATGAATACAAGAGTAAAACGCTATGCAAATAGCAGAAACATGGCTAGCTTTTAGAGAATAATTAACTAATTCATAATGGCTTTGAAATTATGAATTACATCAGCTAATGTACTATTAAATCGCATAATCAGGGCGACTATGACTTCAACCATTTCCTCTAAACCTCGAAAATTACCAACCCAAGCAATAGGAGCCAAGATTTTCCACTCAGGTAATATCATTAGCTTGTTTATCATGCTCACCAGCGGACTACAAATTTATAACGCCAACCCGGTTTTTGGTGGACGTGCAGGTTTTCACATTCCGCCGATATTTACCCTAGGAGGTTGGCTCGCAGGAGGTAGACACTGGCATTTTTTGGCAATGTGGTTATTTTCGCTGAATCTGTTGTGGTATGGGATTTATATTTTAATTACCCGACGCTGGCGACATCGGTTTTTGGGTGTTAATGATATTAATGCATTACAAAAAAGTCATAATCCCCAACGTCTAATTTATGCTTGGCATCGCCTTGTTTATACAGCAATATTTCCGATTTTAATCCTGGCTTTATTTACAGGAATAGGCATGTATAAACCTGCTCAATTCCCCTGGATTGTGGATTTATTTGGTAGTTGGCAAGCATTAAGAATAGTCCACTTCTCTTCGGTGCCACTGGTGATTATATTTGTGGTAATTCACTCTTTGTTAGGGCGTAAAGCCGGAGGTATTGAGCTAACAGAATCAATGTTTTGGTAAAATAAAATCTGAAGAAAATTATTTTGATAAATGACAAATGACAAATGACAAATGACAAATGACAAATGAGTAATGAGTAATGAGTAATGAGTAATGAGTAATGACCAATGAGTAATGAGTAATGAGTAATGAGTAATGACCAATGAGTAATGAGTAATGAGTAATGAGTAATGAGTAATGAGTAATGAGTAATGAGTAATGAGTAATGAGTAATGAGTAATGAGTAATGAGTAATGAGTAATGAGTAATGAGTAATGAGTAATGAGTAATGAGTAATGAGTAATGAGTAATGAGTAATGACCAATGAGTAATGAGTAATGAGTAATGAGTAATGAGTAATGAGTAATGAGTAATGAGTAATGAGTAATGACCAATGAGTAATGAGTAATGAGTAATGAGTAATGAGTAATGAGTAATGAGTAATGAGTAATGAGTAATGAGTAATGAGTAATGAGTAATGAGTAATGAGTAATGAGTAATGAGTAATGACCAATGAGTAATGAGTAATGAGTAATGAGTAATGAGTAATGAGTAATGAAAAATGACAAATAACAAATGACAAATGACAAATGACAAATAACAAATGACAAATGACAAATGACAAATAACAATCCTCGTCAATTAACACGCCGTCATTTTTTACAAATATCTGGATTTTCTGGTATAAGTTTTTTGCTTAGTGGCTGCGGTACACCAACTTTTGAAGATTTAGTGGGTAAACTTTCCGAACCATTGAATCAGAAGGTTGAAGCGTTAATCTTTAACCCACAAAAGCCTGTACCAGAATTTTCACAGAGGGAAATTCAACCAGAAGCTTTGATAGTTAATACCTTTAGAGATACGCCACTGATTGACGTAGACAAGTATCGTTTAATTGTTGATGGAGAGGTAAACAATCCTTTGAATCTCAGCATGGCAGAAATTCAAGCTTTACCTTTAACTTCTATGATTATTCGCCATGTTTGTGTGGAAGGGTGGGCTGCAATTGTACAATGGGGTGGTGTACCTCTACGGGAAATTGTTGCGCTGGCTCAACCTAAAGCTAATGTCCAGTATGCTTTCTTTAATTCTGCTGATGGCTATTATGAAAGTTGGGA
The Gloeotrichia echinulata CP02 DNA segment above includes these coding regions:
- a CDS encoding molybdopterin-dependent oxidoreductase codes for the protein MTNNNPRQLTRRHFLQISGFSGISFLLSGCGTPTFEDLVGKLSEPLNQKVEALIFNPQKPVPEFSQREIQPEALIVNTFRDTPLIDVDKYRLIVDGEVNNPLNLSMAEIQALPLTSMIIRHVCVEGWAAIVQWGGVPLREIVALAQPKANVQYAFFNSADGYYESWDIASALHPQTLLAYQKNGQPLPVDNGAPLRLASPIKLGYKQSKWVTRITLLSNLSLFKGYWEDQGYEWFAGL
- a CDS encoding ATP-binding protein, yielding MYNEEPATLQMEVQLSVQGFQTSPDQEWLPKAPEDLESYQDSSVTLQEVLVRYQKREHLFNLLRKRMHSCDQLEALLQFVLPQVQQLLQTDWIIIYRFHPSGGQIAFDSVGKPLKPLTDLDIENTRPRETLITTSKNLFSPIPNPLQITANLAVPILLNTENQLWGLLIVHDCRHSRQWERWEIESLEQISLEIAIAIQQSQLSQQVQQQREQRQLDEIQAQQTSQQLNITLEALQSTQKQLLQNEKMANVGQIVADMAKEINNPINFIYANLQPASQYAEDLIKVIELYQYYYPTPTAVIASHLQKLDLGFLKTDLLKLMWSMRSGSDRLKEIVFALQNFSSLDEGKMKKANLHQGINSVLVILQHRLKPQPNRFGIEVIKDFGELPLVECYPGELNHVFMNILNNAIDALEERMQYDESFIPKIRIFTKIVRNHLSLVSSDEIINIGKGLNENCKIIIHISDNGKGMLPHVKRHIFEPFFTTKTVDKAKGIGLSISHKIIVEKHKGKLKCNSKIGQGTEFIIEMNTRVKRYANSRNMASF
- a CDS encoding cytochrome b/b6 domain-containing protein, giving the protein MTSTISSKPRKLPTQAIGAKIFHSGNIISLFIMLTSGLQIYNANPVFGGRAGFHIPPIFTLGGWLAGGRHWHFLAMWLFSLNLLWYGIYILITRRWRHRFLGVNDINALQKSHNPQRLIYAWHRLVYTAIFPILILALFTGIGMYKPAQFPWIVDLFGSWQALRIVHFSSVPLVIIFVVIHSLLGRKAGGIELTESMFW